From the Streptomyces nigrescens genome, one window contains:
- a CDS encoding NAD(P)/FAD-dependent oxidoreductase: protein MTPRRDNGGAARRGRDRRARTVPGPPGRERAADGGPEVAVIGGGIAGLSAATALAERGVRVTLYERAGVLGGRLAGWPVRLADGSTATMSRGFHAFFPQYYNLRGLLCRVDPGLGMLRRLPDYPLHHRSGMRDSFARVPRTPPWSALGFVALSPTFTWRDLVRMRPGAALPLLDVRVPQVYQRLDRISAWDFLSRIRFPEAARHLAFEVFSRSFFADPRELSAAELVLMFHIYFLGSSEGLLFDVPDEPFPQALWHPLGRYLAGHGVHLCTDTEVTRVEPVAGGGVRVAGEGADRRFDAVVLALDPGGLRRLVAASPELGDAAWRARIGRLRTAPPFLVSRLWLERRVSADRPGFLGTSGFGSLDNVSVLERWEGEAARWSARTGGSVLELHAYAVAPGADREREQQSLVRQLSAVYPETHGVRIIDRRDEWRADCPLFPVGGFDDRPTVRTPDPRVVVAGDTVRTSFPVALMERAATTGFLAANALLARWGVRGQTLWTVPDRGRSAALRWAARRAGW, encoded by the coding sequence ATGACACCTCGACGCGACAACGGCGGGGCCGCGCGACGCGGACGCGACCGGCGGGCCCGGACGGTGCCGGGGCCACCGGGGCGGGAGCGGGCGGCGGACGGCGGTCCGGAGGTGGCGGTGATCGGCGGCGGTATCGCGGGCCTCTCCGCCGCGACCGCGCTAGCCGAGCGCGGGGTGCGGGTGACCCTGTACGAACGTGCCGGGGTCCTCGGCGGACGGCTGGCGGGCTGGCCCGTGCGGCTCGCCGACGGCTCGACGGCGACCATGAGCCGCGGGTTCCATGCGTTCTTTCCCCAGTACTACAACCTGCGGGGGCTGCTGTGCCGGGTCGACCCGGGGCTGGGGATGCTCAGACGGCTGCCCGACTACCCGCTGCACCACCGGTCGGGCATGCGGGACAGCTTCGCGCGGGTGCCCCGGACACCGCCCTGGAGCGCACTGGGCTTTGTGGCGCTCAGCCCCACCTTCACCTGGCGGGACCTGGTACGGATGCGCCCCGGCGCCGCCCTGCCCCTGCTGGACGTACGGGTCCCGCAGGTCTATCAGCGGCTGGACCGCATCAGTGCCTGGGACTTCCTCTCCCGTATCCGCTTTCCCGAGGCCGCGCGTCATCTCGCGTTCGAGGTGTTCTCCCGGAGCTTCTTCGCGGACCCGCGCGAACTGTCGGCCGCGGAGCTGGTGCTGATGTTCCACATCTATTTCCTCGGCTCCAGTGAAGGGCTGCTGTTCGATGTGCCCGACGAGCCGTTCCCGCAGGCACTGTGGCACCCCCTCGGCCGGTATCTCGCGGGGCACGGCGTCCACCTGTGCACGGACACGGAGGTGACGCGGGTCGAGCCGGTGGCGGGCGGTGGGGTGCGCGTCGCCGGGGAGGGCGCGGACCGCCGGTTCGACGCGGTGGTGCTGGCGCTGGACCCGGGCGGACTGCGCCGCCTCGTCGCCGCCTCACCCGAGTTGGGGGACGCCGCCTGGCGGGCGCGGATCGGGCGGCTGCGGACCGCGCCGCCCTTCCTTGTGTCCCGGCTGTGGCTGGAGCGGCGGGTCTCCGCCGACCGGCCCGGCTTCCTGGGCACCAGCGGTTTCGGCTCGCTGGACAATGTCAGCGTGCTGGAGCGCTGGGAAGGCGAGGCGGCCCGCTGGTCCGCCCGCACCGGCGGCTCGGTGCTCGAACTGCACGCCTACGCCGTCGCTCCGGGAGCCGACCGGGAGCGCGAACAGCAGAGTCTGGTACGGCAGTTGAGCGCCGTCTATCCGGAGACCCATGGGGTCAGGATCATCGACCGGCGTGATGAGTGGCGCGCGGACTGTCCGCTGTTCCCGGTGGGCGGCTTCGACGACCGGCCCACCGTGCGCACCCCCGACCCCCGGGTGGTGGTCGCGGGCGACACGGTGCGGACCTCGTTCCCGGTGGCGCTGATGGAGCGGGCCGCGACGACCGGGTTCCTCGCGGCCAATGCGCTGCTGGCGCGCTGGGGCGTACGCGGCCAGACCCTGTGGACCGTGCCGGACCGGGGGCGGTCGGCGGCCCTGCGGTGGGCGGCCCGGCGGGCCGGGTGGTGA
- the crtI gene encoding phytoene desaturase family protein — MRTVKGPTDHVVVVGAGLSGLSAALHLLGAGRRVTVVESAALPGGRAGRIESHGYRIDTGPTVLTMPDLIDEAFAAVGERLTDRMELRALHPAYRAQFADGSELDVHTDAEAMEAEVERFAGPGAADGYRRLRRWLQQLYAVQRHRFIDTNFDSPLQLMHPDLVRLAALGGFGRLDDRIGRFLPDARLRRVFSFQALYAGVPPARALAAYAVIAYMDTVAGVYFPRGGMYALPRAMADAAADAGAAFRYGHHVTRLERTGDRITAVVTPHERIPCDAVVLTPDLPVVHRLLGRRPRRPVRLRHAPSAVILHAGTDRTWPRLAHHTISFGAAWERTFEELTRTGQLMSDPSLLLTRPTASDPQLAPPGRHLHYILAPCPNTDTGPGAGEWRDLAPRYRDSLLAVLERRGLTGIGAAIEEYRMVTPADWTAQGLAAGTPFSAAHTFAQTGPFRPRNLVRGTENAVLAGCGTTPGVGVPTVLISGKLAAARITGLRPPRSTAGSSRPATRGIPA, encoded by the coding sequence ATGAGAACCGTCAAGGGCCCCACCGACCACGTGGTGGTGGTCGGCGCCGGTCTCTCCGGGCTGTCCGCCGCGCTGCATCTGCTCGGCGCCGGCCGGCGGGTGACGGTCGTCGAGAGTGCGGCGCTGCCCGGCGGCCGGGCAGGCCGGATCGAGAGCCACGGCTACCGCATCGACACCGGCCCGACCGTGCTGACCATGCCGGACCTCATCGACGAGGCGTTCGCCGCGGTCGGTGAACGGCTCACCGACCGGATGGAGCTGCGGGCCCTGCACCCGGCGTACCGCGCCCAGTTCGCCGACGGCAGCGAGCTGGACGTCCACACCGACGCGGAGGCCATGGAGGCCGAGGTCGAACGGTTCGCCGGACCCGGGGCCGCCGACGGTTACCGCCGGCTGCGCCGCTGGCTCCAGCAGCTGTACGCGGTCCAGCGCCACCGCTTCATCGACACCAACTTCGACTCACCGCTGCAGCTGATGCACCCGGACCTGGTCCGCCTCGCCGCACTCGGCGGATTCGGCCGGCTCGACGACCGGATCGGCCGCTTCCTGCCCGACGCCCGGCTGCGCAGGGTCTTCTCCTTCCAGGCGCTGTACGCCGGGGTCCCGCCCGCGCGTGCCCTGGCCGCCTACGCCGTCATCGCCTACATGGACACGGTCGCCGGGGTGTACTTCCCCCGCGGCGGGATGTACGCCCTGCCCCGGGCGATGGCGGACGCGGCCGCCGACGCCGGTGCCGCTTTCCGCTACGGCCACCACGTCACCCGGCTGGAACGCACCGGCGACCGGATCACGGCGGTGGTCACCCCGCACGAGCGCATTCCCTGTGACGCGGTGGTGCTCACCCCCGACCTGCCGGTCGTCCACCGGCTGCTCGGCCGGCGGCCCCGCCGCCCGGTCCGGCTCCGCCACGCGCCGTCCGCGGTGATCCTGCACGCCGGCACCGACCGGACCTGGCCCCGTCTGGCGCACCACACGATCTCCTTCGGCGCCGCCTGGGAGCGGACCTTCGAGGAACTCACCCGCACCGGTCAGCTGATGAGCGACCCCTCCCTGCTGCTCACCCGCCCCACCGCCTCCGACCCGCAACTCGCCCCGCCCGGACGCCACTTGCACTACATCCTGGCGCCCTGCCCCAACACCGACACCGGCCCCGGGGCGGGGGAGTGGCGCGACCTCGCCCCCCGGTACCGCGACAGCCTGCTCGCCGTCCTCGAACGCCGGGGGCTCACCGGCATCGGCGCCGCCATCGAGGAGTACCGCATGGTCACCCCGGCCGACTGGACCGCACAGGGGCTCGCCGCCGGAACGCCGTTCTCCGCCGCACACACCTTTGCGCAGACCGGCCCCTTCCGCCCCCGCAACCTCGTACGCGGCACGGAGAACGCCGTACTGGCGGGCTGCGGCACCACCCCGGGCGTCGGCGTCCCCACCGTCCTGATCTCCGGCAAACTCGCCGCGGCCCGGATCACCGGCCTGCGGCCGCCCCGCTCCACCGCCGGTTCGTCCCGCCCCGCCACGAGAGGCATCCCGGCATGA
- a CDS encoding lycopene cyclase family protein yields the protein MRDADAVIVGAGAAGLSLAYRLCAPAAGGRPLRVVLVDAPPGPLTPQERTWCYWEAPGGAFDDALTASWERLRVHGPGGEATAGRPEPFRYKMLRSRDFEALVDDRLAEQDAVVRAEATVESVRDVSGGAEVRGRDAAGRPVTLRARWVFDSRPAGRLPPARTTLQQHFRGWFVRTRRPEFDPTTADLMDFRTPQPSHGLSFGYVLPLSDCAALVEYTEFSRRTVDTAVYERALRHYTGQVLRLGAFRVTAAEQGAIPMTDGRFPRRAGRAVFRIGTAGGATRPSTGYTFASVQRQTALIAAALLAGRPPVTPPPHTAWHRAMDAVLLRALDSGRVDGAEFFTGLFRTVPMERLLRFLDGRSRLWEDVTIGLRTPVLPMLRTVAELPLLPRRTAVR from the coding sequence GTGCGGGACGCGGATGCCGTCATCGTGGGCGCGGGTGCGGCCGGGCTGTCGCTCGCCTACCGGCTGTGTGCGCCGGCGGCCGGCGGCCGGCCGCTGCGGGTGGTGCTCGTCGACGCACCGCCCGGACCGCTCACCCCCCAGGAGCGGACCTGGTGTTACTGGGAGGCACCGGGCGGCGCCTTCGACGACGCCCTGACCGCGTCGTGGGAACGGCTGCGGGTGCACGGGCCCGGCGGGGAGGCGACGGCGGGGCGGCCCGAGCCCTTCCGGTACAAGATGCTGCGGTCGCGTGACTTCGAGGCCCTGGTGGACGACCGGCTCGCCGAACAGGATGCCGTGGTCCGGGCCGAGGCGACGGTGGAGTCCGTACGGGACGTGTCCGGCGGGGCAGAGGTGCGCGGGCGCGACGCGGCGGGGCGGCCGGTGACCCTGCGGGCCCGCTGGGTCTTCGACTCCCGGCCGGCCGGGCGGCTCCCTCCGGCGCGGACCACCCTCCAGCAGCACTTCCGCGGCTGGTTCGTCCGCACCCGGCGCCCGGAGTTCGATCCCACGACCGCGGATCTGATGGACTTCCGCACCCCGCAGCCCAGCCATGGTCTGTCCTTCGGGTACGTCCTGCCGCTCAGCGACTGTGCCGCGCTGGTGGAGTACACGGAGTTCTCCCGCCGCACCGTGGACACCGCTGTCTACGAACGGGCCTTGCGCCACTACACCGGGCAGGTGCTGCGGCTGGGCGCGTTCCGTGTCACGGCTGCCGAGCAGGGCGCGATCCCGATGACCGACGGCCGCTTTCCGCGCCGGGCGGGCCGCGCGGTGTTCCGCATCGGGACCGCGGGGGGCGCCACCCGTCCGTCGACCGGGTACACCTTCGCTTCCGTACAACGGCAGACGGCGCTCATCGCGGCCGCGCTGCTGGCCGGCCGGCCACCGGTCACCCCTCCCCCGCACACCGCCTGGCACCGGGCCATGGACGCCGTGCTGCTGCGTGCGCTGGACAGCGGGCGGGTGGACGGCGCCGAGTTCTTCACCGGGCTGTTCCGCACGGTGCCGATGGAGCGGCTGCTGCGCTTCCTCGACGGCCGCTCCCGTCTGTGGGAGGACGTCACCATCGGTCTGCGCACCCCGGTGCTGCCCATGCTCCGCACCGTCGCCGAACTCCCGCTGCTGCCACGCCGCACCGCCGTGCGGTGA
- a CDS encoding DUF5914 domain-containing protein translates to MTQEARRPPRLPLRLRRRPEPWDRQRPTWRDAKPARIAEAVKAALARPSGNWFVLGAARDIGADRAVGRTVAGIEVVAWRDAAGRLLAGPGACPHLGAPLAQGPVRCGILRCRWHGLPLDGAPFAGWEPFPAYDDGLLAWVRLDEAGGERPLPQPVLPARPKAAGAVATVYTATGCCEPEDVVANRLDPWHGAWFHPYSFVDLTVLDAPAEHGGKPSDGLTVEVSFKVAGRAVVPVTALFTAPGPRTVVMRILAGEGQGSVVETHATPLGPDDRGRPRTAVVEAIVATSGRPGFALARAAAPALRPLMRAAARRLWRDDLAYAERRWELRSSGRHPG, encoded by the coding sequence ATGACCCAGGAGGCCCGCCGTCCCCCGCGCCTTCCGCTCCGGCTGCGCCGCAGACCCGAGCCGTGGGATCGCCAGCGCCCCACCTGGCGCGACGCCAAACCCGCGCGCATCGCCGAGGCCGTCAAGGCCGCACTCGCGCGACCGTCCGGCAATTGGTTCGTCCTCGGCGCGGCCCGCGACATCGGTGCGGACCGTGCCGTCGGCCGTACTGTCGCCGGGATCGAGGTGGTCGCCTGGCGGGACGCCGCAGGCCGCCTGCTCGCGGGCCCCGGGGCGTGCCCGCACCTCGGCGCGCCCCTCGCTCAGGGGCCCGTGCGCTGTGGCATCCTCCGCTGCCGGTGGCACGGACTCCCCCTGGACGGTGCTCCGTTCGCCGGCTGGGAGCCGTTCCCTGCCTACGACGACGGACTGCTGGCCTGGGTACGGCTCGACGAGGCGGGCGGTGAACGCCCGCTGCCACAGCCCGTGCTCCCCGCCCGGCCGAAGGCGGCGGGCGCCGTCGCCACCGTCTACACCGCCACCGGCTGCTGTGAACCCGAGGACGTGGTGGCCAACCGCCTCGATCCCTGGCACGGTGCCTGGTTCCACCCCTACTCCTTCGTCGACCTCACCGTGCTCGACGCCCCGGCGGAGCACGGCGGGAAACCGTCCGACGGCCTCACCGTCGAGGTCTCCTTCAAGGTCGCCGGACGTGCGGTGGTGCCGGTCACGGCGCTGTTCACCGCCCCCGGGCCCCGTACGGTGGTGATGCGGATCCTGGCAGGCGAAGGACAGGGGTCCGTGGTGGAAACCCATGCCACGCCCCTGGGCCCGGACGACCGGGGACGCCCGCGCACCGCGGTCGTCGAAGCGATCGTCGCCACCTCCGGGCGCCCCGGATTCGCCCTGGCGCGTGCGGCCGCGCCCGCCCTGCGTCCGCTGATGCGCGCCGCCGCGCGACGGCTGTGGCGGGACGATCTGGCCTACGCCGAGCGCCGCTGGGAACTGCGCAGCAGCGGACGCCATCCGGGCTGA
- a CDS encoding phytoene/squalene synthase family protein, which produces MTARELDAAGVTDPRLREAYAHCRRLNARHGKTYFLATRLLPAGRRPAVHALYGFARWADDIVDDPATGHTTADRAHALDALQRCLDDGLRGGASTEPVVRAVAHTAAVYGIDHRHFADFMTSMRSDLTVTDYPTYADLRRYMHGSAAVMGLQMLPVLGTVVPQEEAVPHAAALGIAFQLTNFLRDVGEDLDRGRVYLPADLLAAHGVDRALLRWSRDTGLPDPRITAALAAAAELTRGVYREAAPGLAMLDPVSRPCIRTAFVLYGAILDAVRDDGYAVLHRRAVVSRRRRAATALGGLARLVAARATVRPPGVRRGGVPHYAQEETP; this is translated from the coding sequence ATGACCGCACGCGAACTGGACGCCGCAGGCGTCACCGATCCCCGGCTCCGCGAGGCCTACGCCCACTGCCGCCGGCTCAACGCCCGGCACGGCAAGACCTATTTCCTCGCCACCCGGCTGCTGCCCGCGGGACGCCGGCCGGCCGTACACGCCCTGTACGGCTTCGCCCGCTGGGCCGACGACATCGTCGACGACCCCGCCACCGGTCACACCACCGCGGACCGCGCACACGCGCTCGACGCCCTCCAGCGTTGCCTCGACGACGGCTTGCGTGGCGGCGCGAGCACCGAGCCGGTGGTGCGCGCGGTGGCACACACCGCCGCCGTGTACGGCATCGACCACCGTCACTTCGCGGACTTCATGACGTCCATGCGCAGCGATCTGACGGTGACGGACTATCCGACCTACGCCGATCTGCGGCGCTATATGCACGGCTCCGCCGCGGTGATGGGACTGCAGATGCTGCCGGTGCTCGGCACCGTCGTACCGCAGGAGGAAGCCGTGCCGCACGCCGCGGCCCTCGGTATCGCCTTCCAGCTCACCAACTTCCTGCGCGATGTCGGCGAAGACCTCGACCGTGGCCGCGTCTACCTCCCTGCCGACCTGCTCGCGGCGCACGGCGTCGACCGCGCACTGCTCCGGTGGAGCCGCGACACCGGCCTCCCCGACCCGCGGATCACCGCGGCCCTGGCGGCGGCCGCCGAGCTCACCCGCGGTGTCTACCGCGAGGCGGCACCCGGCCTCGCCATGCTCGACCCGGTCTCCCGCCCGTGCATCCGCACCGCGTTCGTCCTCTACGGCGCCATCCTCGACGCCGTGCGTGACGACGGGTACGCCGTGCTGCACCGCCGCGCCGTCGTCTCCCGCCGACGCCGCGCGGCCACCGCCCTCGGCGGTCTGGCCCGTCTCGTCGCCGCTCGCGCCACCGTCCGGCCGCCCGGTGTGCGGCGTGGCGGAGTGCCGCACTACGCGCAGGAGGAGACCCCATGA
- a CDS encoding class I SAM-dependent methyltransferase has product MALLHDGELSAAFDHASRTYDRLVAVNPGYHGQLRRSVRRLGLPDEGRGLRVLDLGCGTGASTAALLALAPHAEIVAVDASAGMLARAAAKPWPRGVSFVHAPVERLADAGVTGGFDAVFAAYLFRNVTDPDAVLGAVREALTPGGRLAVHEYTLTGGAVPRAVWTAVCTGILRPAGRLAGDAGLYRHLWRSVLAFDTAAEFTGRLRRAGFRQVRALPLPGWQTGITHTFVAATAGAHEEGA; this is encoded by the coding sequence ATGGCACTGCTGCACGATGGCGAGCTGTCCGCCGCCTTCGACCACGCGTCCCGCACTTATGACCGGCTGGTCGCGGTGAACCCCGGCTATCACGGTCAACTGCGCCGCTCCGTAAGGCGGTTGGGCCTGCCCGACGAAGGCCGTGGACTGCGCGTGCTGGATCTGGGGTGCGGCACCGGCGCCTCGACGGCGGCGCTGCTCGCCCTCGCCCCGCACGCCGAGATCGTCGCCGTCGACGCCTCGGCCGGCATGCTGGCGCGCGCCGCCGCCAAGCCCTGGCCGCGCGGGGTCTCCTTCGTGCACGCGCCGGTGGAACGACTGGCCGACGCCGGGGTGACCGGTGGCTTCGACGCCGTCTTCGCCGCGTACCTCTTCCGCAATGTCACGGACCCGGATGCGGTCCTCGGGGCGGTACGGGAGGCGCTGACTCCGGGCGGGCGGCTGGCCGTTCATGAGTACACCCTGACCGGCGGTGCGGTGCCGCGCGCCGTGTGGACGGCGGTGTGCACCGGAATCCTGCGGCCGGCCGGGCGGCTCGCGGGCGACGCCGGGCTGTACCGCCATCTGTGGCGCAGCGTCCTCGCGTTCGACACCGCCGCGGAGTTCACCGGGCGGCTGCGCCGGGCGGGCTTCCGGCAGGTGCGGGCCCTGCCGCTGCCCGGCTGGCAGACCGGCATCACCCACACCTTCGTCGCGGCCACGGCCGGCGCCCACGAGGAGGGGGCATGA